A window from Kovacikia minuta CCNUW1 encodes these proteins:
- a CDS encoding 2Fe-2S iron-sulfur cluster-binding protein, with product MPNIYTVEIHHQGNTHTIQVPEDRTVLEVATEAGLDLPFSCTAGVCTTCAAQLLEGTVDQGDAMGIGPDLRERGYALLCVSYPRSNLKVETEKEEVVYQLQFGQFQQK from the coding sequence ATGCCAAATATCTACACCGTTGAAATTCATCATCAAGGGAATACTCACACCATTCAGGTTCCTGAGGATCGTACTGTCCTGGAAGTTGCGACTGAGGCTGGATTAGACCTCCCCTTTTCCTGTACCGCAGGGGTTTGTACAACCTGTGCGGCTCAACTTCTAGAAGGAACGGTTGATCAGGGTGATGCGATGGGTATTGGTCCCGATCTACGGGAAAGAGGGTATGCGTTACTTTGTGTTTCCTACCCTCGTTCTAATTTAAAGGTTGAGACAGAGAAGGAAGAGGTCGTATATCAGCTTCAATTTGGTCAGTTTCAGCAGAAATAG
- a CDS encoding phycobilisome rod-core linker polypeptide, translating into MSVKASGGSSVARPQLYQTVPVATISQAEQQDRFLAKGELDELARYFSSGAKRLAIAEVLTRNSDLIVSRAANRIFVGGSPMSFLERPPVDLPVKTGGGAVLDDRESARLGTATFVSSGGSSGGFLGGVRSIFSATPGAGVTVPPNFRAINVARYGPSNMAKSLRDISWFLRYTTYAIVAGDPNIIVVNTRGLREIIERACSGEATLVALQELRASSLGYVRGDAEAETIVREYFDILISEFRAPTPSDRLRQSQTPDVQGLKLPQIYALASERRPKYAMKPGLSASEKNDAVKAAYRQVFERDITRAYSLSVSDLESKVKNGEISMKEFIRRLAKSPLYRKNFFEPYINSRALELAFRHILGRGPSSREEVQKYFSIVSSGGLSALVDALIDSKEYSDYFGEETVPYLRGLGQEAQECRNWGPQQDLFNYSAPFRKIPQFLTTFAAYDRPLPDQHPYGSGNDSLEIQFGAIFPKETRSPSSSPAPFGKDTRRILIKRGPAVNNQISNPGARGVSPGTLGPKVFKLDQIPSFVGISRRGIFGSTQTTSTKGTSVKFSESSTQALIRAAYLQVFGRDVYSGQRLSVAEIKLENGEITVREFIRQLAKSNVFRSLYWTPLYVMKAVEYIHRRLLGRPTYGRQETNKYFDISSKQGFYGLVDAIIDSPEYAEAFGEDTVPYERYVTPAGLSLRMMRVGSTADKAVKVESNGTPRFIELGLVTETRTAPDVQFRIAQGVTKKREQSKIFKLTGLEDKPNLKTVIGAAYRQIFERDIAPYIVKNEFTVLETKLSNGDITVKEFIEGLGTSSLYTKEFYTPYPNTKVIELGTKHFLGRAPLDQAEIRKYNQILATQGLRGFVSAIVNSMEYLQAFGEDTVPYNRYLTLPAANYPNTQRLYNKLTKQDKELVVPSFDPVQSRLDNSKLPLTGKAIADNAAKARQEAEKEPAYVGLGRSSSSEVLHAGIQKPARIYRLTADTTPSEVDQAINALYSQIMDVPVDQIPDYFRRPDLEAGLRNGSVSIRDFVQTLATSDAYRDRFYTPYPPNKTVEFLLRHLLGRTPSTQAEIHQYNQLLADSGLKAVVEAMVTSSEYAIYFADDTVPYKRVPTLPAGNYLGSVKVDANVAK; encoded by the coding sequence ATGAGTGTTAAAGCAAGTGGTGGAAGCTCGGTCGCCCGTCCGCAACTTTACCAAACCGTGCCAGTCGCAACAATTTCCCAGGCTGAACAGCAAGACCGCTTCCTGGCGAAGGGCGAACTGGATGAACTGGCTCGCTATTTTAGTTCTGGCGCAAAGCGTCTTGCGATCGCCGAAGTCCTGACGAGAAATTCCGATTTGATCGTCTCGCGGGCTGCCAACCGCATTTTTGTGGGTGGTTCGCCGATGTCATTTTTGGAACGACCACCTGTTGATCTCCCGGTGAAAACTGGGGGAGGAGCTGTGCTGGACGATCGGGAGTCAGCGCGGCTGGGAACTGCAACATTTGTGAGTTCTGGTGGTAGCAGTGGAGGATTTTTAGGAGGCGTTCGTTCTATTTTCAGTGCCACTCCGGGTGCTGGTGTTACTGTTCCTCCTAACTTCCGGGCAATTAACGTGGCGCGTTATGGCCCCAGCAACATGGCGAAATCGCTGCGGGACATTAGCTGGTTCCTCCGTTATACGACCTATGCGATCGTCGCTGGCGACCCCAACATCATCGTGGTCAACACCCGTGGCTTGCGAGAAATTATCGAACGGGCGTGTTCCGGCGAAGCGACGCTGGTCGCGCTTCAGGAATTACGGGCATCCTCTCTGGGTTACGTGCGGGGAGATGCGGAAGCCGAGACGATCGTTAGAGAATATTTCGATATTCTGATTAGCGAGTTTAGAGCACCCACTCCCTCCGACAGGCTGCGGCAAAGCCAAACTCCCGATGTTCAAGGGCTGAAGTTACCCCAGATTTATGCCCTCGCCTCCGAGCGTCGCCCCAAATATGCGATGAAGCCAGGGTTGTCTGCCTCTGAGAAGAATGATGCGGTGAAGGCAGCCTATCGGCAGGTATTTGAGCGAGATATCACCCGTGCTTACTCCCTGAGCGTGTCTGACCTGGAGTCAAAGGTGAAGAATGGCGAAATTTCGATGAAGGAATTCATTCGCCGCCTTGCCAAGTCCCCTCTCTACCGCAAAAACTTTTTTGAGCCATATATCAATAGCCGCGCTCTAGAATTGGCATTTCGCCATATCCTGGGGCGGGGTCCCAGTTCCCGTGAAGAGGTTCAGAAGTATTTCTCGATCGTCTCTAGTGGCGGGCTGTCCGCACTGGTTGATGCCCTAATCGATTCCAAGGAGTATTCTGATTACTTTGGCGAAGAAACCGTGCCCTACCTGCGTGGTTTGGGGCAAGAAGCTCAGGAATGCCGCAACTGGGGACCTCAACAGGATCTGTTTAACTACAGCGCCCCCTTCCGCAAGATTCCTCAATTTCTCACCACCTTTGCCGCCTACGATCGTCCCCTACCTGACCAACACCCCTATGGCTCTGGTAATGACTCGTTAGAAATTCAGTTTGGGGCAATCTTCCCCAAAGAAACCCGCAGCCCCAGCAGTAGCCCAGCTCCCTTTGGTAAAGACACCCGTCGCATCCTGATCAAACGGGGTCCAGCGGTCAATAACCAGATCAGTAACCCAGGCGCACGGGGTGTTTCCCCAGGTACCTTGGGTCCCAAGGTATTCAAACTGGATCAAATCCCTAGCTTCGTCGGTATTTCCCGTCGGGGCATTTTTGGCAGTACCCAGACGACTTCTACCAAGGGAACCAGCGTCAAATTTTCGGAAAGTTCTACCCAGGCATTAATTCGGGCAGCCTACCTGCAAGTCTTTGGGCGGGATGTTTATTCAGGGCAACGTCTGAGCGTCGCCGAAATTAAGCTGGAGAACGGCGAAATCACTGTGCGGGAATTTATCCGGCAATTGGCGAAATCCAATGTGTTCCGCAGCCTGTACTGGACTCCCCTCTATGTGATGAAGGCGGTTGAATACATCCACCGTCGTCTATTGGGTCGCCCTACCTACGGTCGCCAGGAAACCAATAAATACTTTGATATTTCCTCTAAGCAAGGCTTCTATGGGCTGGTGGATGCGATCATCGACAGCCCTGAGTATGCCGAGGCATTTGGTGAAGATACGGTTCCCTACGAGCGCTATGTGACTCCAGCAGGTCTATCGCTGCGGATGATGCGGGTTGGCAGTACGGCTGACAAAGCGGTTAAGGTGGAATCGAATGGCACTCCCCGCTTTATTGAGCTGGGTCTGGTGACTGAAACCCGAACTGCACCCGATGTGCAATTCCGAATTGCTCAGGGGGTGACGAAGAAACGGGAACAATCCAAGATCTTCAAACTCACAGGCTTGGAAGATAAGCCGAATCTGAAGACGGTGATTGGGGCTGCCTATCGGCAAATCTTCGAGCGGGATATTGCTCCCTATATCGTCAAAAATGAGTTCACAGTGCTGGAAACCAAGCTCAGCAATGGGGATATCACGGTTAAGGAGTTCATTGAAGGACTGGGTACGTCTAGTCTCTATACCAAAGAGTTCTATACGCCCTACCCCAACACGAAGGTAATTGAACTGGGTACCAAGCACTTCCTGGGTCGCGCCCCTCTGGATCAAGCGGAAATCCGCAAGTACAACCAGATTCTGGCAACGCAGGGTCTGCGTGGTTTCGTCAGTGCGATCGTCAACAGTATGGAGTACCTGCAAGCCTTTGGTGAGGACACGGTGCCTTACAATCGCTACCTGACCTTACCTGCGGCAAACTACCCGAATACCCAGAGACTCTACAATAAGCTGACCAAACAGGATAAGGAACTGGTGGTTCCCAGCTTTGATCCGGTGCAGTCTCGCCTGGATAATTCTAAGCTGCCCCTAACCGGCAAGGCGATCGCAGATAATGCCGCCAAAGCACGCCAAGAAGCAGAGAAAGAACCTGCCTATGTGGGTCTGGGACGGTCTTCTAGCAGCGAGGTTCTGCATGCAGGAATTCAAAAGCCTGCCCGCATCTATCGCTTAACGGCTGATACGACGCCATCTGAAGTGGATCAGGCAATTAACGCCCTCTACAGTCAAATTATGGATGTTCCGGTTGATCAGATTCCTGATTATTTCCGTCGTCCAGATTTGGAAGCAGGGTTGAGAAACGGTAGTGTTTCCATTCGAGACTTTGTTCAGACACTGGCAACTTCGGACGCTTACCGCGATCGCTTCTACACTCCCTACCCTCCCAATAAGACGGTAGAATTCCTGCTCCGGCATCTGCTGGGTCGGACCCCTTCCACCCAGGCAGAAATCCATCAGTACAATCAGCTATTGGCTGATTCTGGGCTGAAGGCAGTCGTCGAAGCGATGGTCACCAGTTCCGAATATGCCATTTACTTTGCTGACGATACGGTT
- the atpH gene encoding ATP synthase F1 subunit delta translates to MSESGVTSKIAVPYSEALMSLAQSQDLTDRFGEDAGALIALLKESEDLRQFLANPVIDRDTKKAVIQQILGEQVHPLIKNFLMLLVDHNRIIFLEDICKQYQARLRELKRAVLAEVTSVVELSEDQKQVVREKVKAATGAQEVELETRIDPSLLGGVLIQVGSQIYDLSLRGQLRRLSLQLSSTA, encoded by the coding sequence ATGAGCGAAAGTGGAGTCACATCTAAGATCGCGGTTCCCTACTCTGAGGCGCTCATGTCTCTGGCACAGTCTCAGGACTTGACTGATCGGTTCGGTGAAGATGCGGGTGCCCTGATTGCACTGTTAAAAGAGTCGGAAGATCTCCGCCAGTTTTTGGCGAATCCTGTGATTGACCGGGATACCAAAAAAGCGGTGATTCAGCAAATTTTGGGTGAACAGGTGCATCCCCTGATCAAGAACTTCCTGATGTTGCTGGTAGATCACAACCGGATCATTTTTCTGGAAGACATTTGTAAGCAGTATCAGGCTCGATTACGCGAACTAAAACGAGCGGTTTTGGCTGAAGTGACTTCGGTTGTTGAGCTGTCTGAAGACCAGAAGCAGGTTGTTCGTGAAAAAGTCAAAGCAGCAACCGGAGCGCAGGAAGTGGAGCTGGAAACTCGAATCGATCCTTCTTTGCTGGGAGGAGTTCTGATTCAAGTTGGCTCACAAATCTACGATCTCAGCCTCCGAGGACAATTACGCAGACTCTCCCTCCAACTCAGCAGCACCGCTTAG
- a CDS encoding ATP synthase subunit I — MQEFYQLQQELLLTTLILTGIIFFSVWLFYSLNLALNYLLGACTGVVYLKVLARNVEQLGRDRKQIGKSQLAIFIGLIIVATQWNQLHVLPVFLGFLTYKGTLLVYMFRSLMPSDSR, encoded by the coding sequence ATGCAAGAGTTTTATCAGCTCCAGCAGGAGTTGCTGCTCACAACATTGATATTAACGGGGATAATCTTTTTCTCTGTTTGGCTATTCTATTCCCTCAACCTTGCTCTGAATTATTTATTAGGAGCATGCACAGGTGTGGTTTACTTGAAAGTGTTGGCTAGAAACGTCGAGCAACTGGGTAGGGACAGAAAGCAAATCGGCAAGTCCCAGTTAGCGATTTTTATTGGGTTGATTATAGTAGCAACTCAGTGGAATCAGCTACACGTACTTCCTGTTTTTTTAGGTTTTCTTACCTACAAGGGAACGCTCCTCGTTTATATGTTTAGAAGCTTGATGCCTTCTGACTCCCGCTAG
- a CDS encoding F0F1 ATP synthase subunit gamma, whose translation MPNLKSIRDRIQSVKNTQKITEAMRLVAAAKVRRAQEQVIATRPFADRLAQVLFGLQSRLRFEEANLPLLRKRDIKKVGLLVISGDRGLCGAYNSNVIRRAETRASELKAEGVDYSYVLVGRKASQYFERREQPISAKFTGLEQIPTAAEASQIADELFSLFLSETVDKVELIYTRFVSLISSRPVIQTLLPLDPQGLEASDDEIFRLTVRGGKFEVERERVAAQTQSFPQDMIFEQDPVQILDALLPLYLNNQLLRAMQESAASELAARMTAMSNASDNAKELISNLTLSYNKARQAAITQEILEVVGGANALE comes from the coding sequence ATGCCAAATCTCAAGAGCATTCGCGATCGCATCCAGTCGGTCAAAAACACCCAAAAAATTACTGAAGCCATGCGCCTGGTGGCTGCGGCTAAGGTTCGACGTGCCCAGGAGCAGGTGATTGCAACCCGTCCCTTTGCCGATCGTCTGGCACAGGTTCTCTTCGGTTTACAATCCCGCCTTCGGTTTGAGGAAGCCAATTTGCCATTGCTGCGGAAACGAGACATCAAAAAAGTTGGATTGCTTGTGATTTCGGGCGATCGGGGCTTGTGTGGTGCCTATAACTCCAATGTGATTCGGCGTGCCGAAACCCGCGCCAGTGAGCTAAAGGCTGAAGGCGTAGACTATTCCTACGTACTTGTTGGGCGCAAAGCATCCCAGTACTTTGAACGACGGGAACAACCGATCTCAGCTAAATTTACTGGCTTAGAGCAAATTCCAACTGCGGCAGAAGCTTCCCAGATTGCCGATGAACTGTTTTCCCTCTTCTTATCAGAAACAGTTGACAAGGTTGAGCTGATTTACACCCGGTTTGTGTCATTGATCAGTTCTCGCCCCGTAATTCAAACTCTGCTTCCCCTTGATCCTCAAGGTCTAGAAGCTTCCGATGATGAGATCTTCCGCCTCACAGTCCGGGGGGGTAAGTTCGAAGTGGAGCGGGAAAGAGTTGCGGCTCAAACCCAAAGCTTTCCCCAGGACATGATTTTTGAGCAAGATCCGGTTCAAATTCTGGACGCACTGCTACCGCTTTACTTGAATAACCAGTTGTTGCGGGCAATGCAGGAATCTGCTGCCAGTGAGTTGGCTGCTCGTATGACTGCTATGAGTAATGCTAGCGACAACGCCAAGGAACTGATTTCTAACTTAACGCTGTCCTACAACAAAGCCCGTCAGGCGGCGATTACCCAGGAGATTCTGGAAGTCGTGGGCGGCGCAAATGCGTTGGAGTAG
- a CDS encoding class I SAM-dependent methyltransferase: MPDSQTVSAAVAKLYDTYPFPPVPLQDEPPPGYNWRWNWSAAYSFCTGQKPRNQAIRILDAGCGTGDSTDYLVHLNPKAQVTAIDLSAGALAVAKERCQRSGADRVEFHHLSLYDAGQIPGEFDLINCVGVLHHLPDPKRGIQALAAKLAPGGIFHIFVYAELGRWEIKLMQEAIALLQGEQRGDYKDGVKVGRQIFSSLPENNRLVQREKERWAMENHRDENFADMYVHPQEIDYTIDTLFDLIEASGLEFIGFSNPRSWELEPLLGKEPELIERAKELSDRQRYRLVELLNPSAVTHYEFFLGRSPLPDSNWKSDEELLRAIPERNPCMTGWPGQTFLDENFQPVSLSASEFEFLQICDGNDRQKTVQAILATVPLDLQQVRSLWNQRLILLTPGSH, encoded by the coding sequence ATGCCAGATTCGCAAACGGTCAGCGCTGCTGTTGCCAAACTTTACGATACCTACCCGTTCCCGCCAGTCCCGTTACAGGATGAGCCACCCCCAGGCTACAACTGGCGCTGGAACTGGTCAGCGGCTTATAGCTTTTGTACCGGGCAAAAACCGCGAAACCAGGCGATTCGGATTTTAGATGCGGGTTGTGGGACGGGGGATAGTACGGATTATCTGGTGCATCTCAACCCGAAGGCACAGGTGACAGCGATCGACCTCAGTGCGGGGGCATTAGCCGTGGCAAAAGAGCGTTGCCAACGCTCAGGAGCCGATCGAGTTGAGTTTCACCACCTCAGCCTTTATGATGCCGGGCAGATTCCCGGCGAGTTTGATCTGATTAATTGTGTCGGCGTCTTACACCACCTACCCGATCCGAAGCGGGGGATTCAAGCCCTTGCGGCGAAGTTAGCACCGGGAGGGATCTTTCACATCTTTGTTTATGCTGAATTGGGGCGCTGGGAAATTAAGCTGATGCAGGAAGCGATCGCCCTGCTCCAGGGTGAACAACGGGGCGACTACAAAGATGGGGTGAAAGTCGGTCGCCAGATATTTTCATCGCTACCAGAGAATAACCGCCTGGTGCAGCGCGAGAAGGAACGCTGGGCAATGGAAAACCACCGGGATGAGAACTTTGCCGATATGTATGTCCATCCTCAGGAGATCGACTACACGATCGACACGCTATTCGATTTGATTGAGGCATCGGGGTTGGAGTTTATTGGATTCTCCAATCCACGTTCCTGGGAGTTGGAGCCATTGTTGGGTAAGGAACCAGAATTAATCGAGCGGGCAAAAGAACTGAGCGATCGCCAGCGCTACCGATTGGTTGAACTCCTCAATCCCTCAGCGGTCACCCATTATGAATTTTTTCTCGGTCGTTCGCCTTTGCCTGATTCCAATTGGAAGTCGGATGAAGAACTGTTAAGAGCGATTCCCGAACGCAACCCCTGCATGACGGGTTGGCCCGGGCAGACATTTTTAGATGAAAATTTCCAGCCCGTCAGCCTTTCTGCCTCCGAGTTTGAGTTTTTGCAAATCTGCGACGGCAACGATCGCCAAAAAACAGTTCAAGCAATCCTGGCGACGGTTCCCCTGGATTTGCAGCAGGTGCGATCGCTCTGGAACCAGCGATTAATTCTTCTAACTCCTGGTTCACATTAA
- the atpA gene encoding F0F1 ATP synthase subunit alpha produces the protein MVSIRPDEISSIIRQQIEQYDRSVKVSNVGTVLSVGDGIARIYGLNNVMASELLEFADGTIGIALNLEEDNVGAVLMGTGFGIEEGSTVTATGRVAEVPIGDAMIGRVVDALARPIDGKGEIPANETRLLESPAPGIIERKSVYEPMQTGITAIDSMIPIGRGQRELIIGDRQTGKTAIAIDTILNQKEENVICVYVAIGQKASTVANVVNVLREGGALDYTIIVAANANDPAALQYLAPYTGASLAEYFMYKGRHTLVIYDDLSKQAQAYRQMSLLLRRPPGREAYPGDVFYLHSRLLERAAKLSPELGEGSMTALPIVETQAGDVSAYIPTNVISITDGQIFLSSDLFNSGIRPAVNPGISVSRVGSAAQTKAMKKVAGKVKLELAQFDDLQAFAQFASDLDQATKNQLARGQRLREILKQPQYAPLSVAEQVASIYAGINGYLDDLPADKVVAFLKGLREYLKTSASKYGEIIRSEKQLSDEAEGVLKTAIAEYKKTFLATA, from the coding sequence ATGGTAAGTATCAGACCTGACGAAATTAGCAGCATTATCCGACAGCAGATTGAGCAGTACGATCGCTCCGTTAAGGTATCCAATGTAGGAACCGTCCTGAGTGTGGGCGACGGGATTGCCCGTATCTACGGATTGAACAACGTGATGGCAAGCGAACTGCTGGAATTTGCAGATGGCACCATCGGTATCGCCCTGAACCTGGAAGAGGACAATGTGGGCGCGGTGCTGATGGGTACAGGTTTCGGAATTGAGGAAGGGAGTACGGTTACTGCAACGGGTCGGGTCGCTGAGGTGCCGATTGGAGATGCCATGATCGGGCGTGTTGTCGATGCATTGGCACGCCCCATTGATGGTAAGGGAGAGATTCCAGCCAACGAAACCCGCCTCCTGGAGTCTCCTGCCCCTGGTATCATTGAGCGGAAGTCGGTGTATGAGCCAATGCAAACGGGAATTACCGCAATTGACTCGATGATCCCCATTGGTCGGGGTCAACGGGAACTGATTATTGGAGACCGCCAAACGGGTAAAACGGCGATCGCGATCGATACCATCCTCAACCAGAAAGAAGAGAATGTTATCTGTGTCTATGTCGCCATTGGTCAGAAAGCCTCTACCGTTGCCAATGTGGTCAACGTCCTGCGAGAAGGCGGCGCACTCGACTACACCATTATCGTTGCAGCTAATGCCAACGATCCCGCAGCTCTGCAATACCTGGCTCCCTACACCGGTGCAAGCCTGGCAGAATACTTTATGTATAAAGGTAGACACACCCTGGTGATCTACGATGACCTGTCTAAACAAGCCCAGGCCTATCGCCAGATGTCGTTGCTGCTGCGCCGTCCTCCCGGTCGGGAAGCCTATCCTGGAGATGTGTTCTACCTCCACTCCCGCTTATTGGAACGGGCAGCCAAGCTCAGCCCCGAATTAGGCGAAGGTAGCATGACCGCCCTGCCAATCGTGGAAACCCAGGCTGGTGACGTGTCTGCTTACATCCCTACCAACGTGATTTCGATTACCGACGGGCAAATCTTCCTGTCTTCTGACCTGTTCAACTCTGGGATTCGTCCGGCAGTGAACCCTGGGATTTCGGTATCACGGGTGGGTTCGGCGGCACAAACCAAGGCGATGAAGAAGGTGGCAGGTAAGGTGAAGCTGGAATTGGCTCAATTTGACGACCTGCAAGCCTTTGCCCAATTTGCATCCGATCTGGATCAGGCAACGAAGAATCAGTTGGCACGGGGACAGCGCTTGCGAGAGATTCTGAAGCAACCCCAGTATGCACCTCTGTCGGTTGCCGAGCAGGTTGCTTCCATTTACGCTGGTATTAACGGCTATCTGGATGATCTTCCAGCGGACAAAGTTGTCGCGTTTTTGAAAGGTTTGAGGGAGTACCTGAAAACCAGTGCCTCCAAGTATGGCGAAATCATCAGAAGCGAAAAGCAGCTCTCCGACGAAGCGGAGGGTGTGCTAAAGACTGCCATTGCTGAGTACAAGAAAACATTCCTGGCAACCGCTTAG
- a CDS encoding F0F1 ATP synthase subunit B: MGIFLKLAVGASLLGTEAAEAAEEGGFGLNFNILEANLINLAIVIAILIYFGRGFLGKVLTDRRSAIEVAIQEAEKKKKDAAAALADEQQKLAQAQAEAAKIRSSSETAAKSAAAAILAKAEEDIQRMRETAVQDMGRDQERVIRELRQRVVALAVQRAESDLSSRLDQSRQHQLVDQSIASLGGF, encoded by the coding sequence ATGGGAATTTTCTTAAAGCTGGCGGTGGGAGCTAGCCTGCTGGGTACCGAAGCAGCAGAAGCGGCAGAAGAAGGTGGCTTTGGACTGAATTTCAACATCCTGGAAGCCAATTTGATCAACCTGGCAATTGTGATTGCAATTTTGATTTACTTCGGTCGCGGTTTTTTGGGCAAGGTTTTAACCGATCGGCGGTCTGCTATTGAGGTGGCAATCCAAGAAGCAGAAAAGAAGAAAAAAGATGCTGCTGCCGCCCTTGCCGATGAGCAACAAAAGTTGGCTCAGGCTCAGGCTGAAGCGGCAAAAATTCGCTCCTCGTCTGAAACCGCAGCAAAGTCAGCTGCTGCTGCGATTCTGGCGAAAGCGGAGGAAGATATTCAGCGGATGCGCGAGACGGCTGTTCAGGACATGGGCAGAGACCAGGAACGGGTGATCCGGGAACTTCGCCAACGGGTGGTTGCGCTTGCGGTTCAAAGAGCAGAATCGGATCTATCTTCTCGATTGGATCAGTCCAGGCAGCACCAGTTAGTCGATCAATCGATTGCATCCTTAGGAGGCTTCTAA
- the atpB gene encoding F0F1 ATP synthase subunit A: MLSFLTLPLLPLASLEVGHHFYWQIGGLKVHGQVFIVSWIVIGLLLLASLAATRNIQRIPKGIQNLMEYALEFVRDIARNQLGEKEYRPWLPFIGTLFLFIFVSNWSGALVPWKLVKLPAGELAAPTNDINTTVALALLVSLAYFYAGFSRAGLGYFAKYIHPTPVLLPIAILEDFTKPLSLSFRLFGNILADELVVAVLVLLVPLFVPLPVMLLGLFTSAIQALVFATLASAYIHEAIEVGEHHDEEIHSP, from the coding sequence ATGCTAAGTTTTCTCACGCTTCCCCTGCTTCCCCTCGCCAGCCTAGAAGTTGGTCACCACTTTTACTGGCAAATCGGCGGGCTTAAAGTCCACGGACAAGTGTTCATTGTCTCCTGGATTGTAATTGGCTTACTCCTCCTCGCTTCCCTTGCTGCGACGCGCAATATTCAGCGAATTCCTAAGGGTATTCAAAACCTGATGGAATATGCGCTGGAGTTTGTTCGAGATATTGCAAGGAACCAGTTGGGTGAAAAGGAGTATCGTCCCTGGTTGCCGTTTATTGGCACGCTATTTCTATTTATCTTTGTTTCCAACTGGTCGGGTGCCCTGGTGCCCTGGAAGCTGGTCAAGCTTCCAGCGGGTGAACTGGCTGCCCCCACCAACGATATCAACACAACGGTAGCCCTCGCGTTGTTGGTATCCCTTGCTTATTTCTATGCAGGCTTCAGTCGAGCGGGTTTGGGTTACTTTGCCAAATACATTCATCCGACGCCTGTCTTGCTCCCGATCGCAATTTTGGAAGATTTCACGAAGCCGCTCTCCCTCAGCTTCCGTCTGTTTGGCAATATCCTCGCAGATGAACTGGTGGTTGCAGTGCTCGTGTTGCTGGTGCCGTTGTTTGTTCCTCTGCCTGTAATGCTTCTGGGGCTTTTTACCAGCGCGATTCAGGCACTCGTGTTTGCCACGCTAGCAAGTGCTTATATTCACGAAGCAATTGAGGTTGGTGAACATCACGACGAGGAAATTCATAGCCCCTGA
- the atpE gene encoding ATP synthase F0 subunit C: MDPLVSAASVLAAALAIGLAAIGPGIGQGNASGSAVEGIARQPEAEGKIRGTLLLTLAFMESLTIYGLVIALVLLFANPFS, from the coding sequence ATGGACCCCTTAGTTTCTGCTGCTTCTGTTTTGGCTGCTGCTCTGGCAATTGGTCTGGCTGCGATCGGTCCTGGCATTGGTCAGGGAAATGCATCCGGCTCTGCTGTAGAAGGGATTGCCCGCCAACCTGAAGCAGAAGGTAAAATTCGCGGTACGCTGCTGCTGACCCTGGCATTCATGGAATCTCTTACCATTTATGGTTTGGTAATCGCGCTGGTGTTGCTATTTGCGAACCCATTCTCGTAG
- a CDS encoding F0F1 ATP synthase subunit B', producing the protein MFDFDATLPLMAVQFLLLTAILNVVFFKPLTKAIEDRSEYIRNNEAEARERLAKAENLAQQYQQELAETRKQYQATIAAAQADSQKLAAQKIAEAQQEAQAQREQAARELEQQKQEAMQALEQQVDGLSRQILEKLLAGVQL; encoded by the coding sequence ATGTTTGACTTTGATGCCACCCTGCCATTGATGGCAGTTCAATTTTTACTCTTGACAGCGATCTTAAATGTGGTGTTCTTTAAGCCACTCACAAAGGCGATCGAAGATCGGAGCGAATACATCCGTAACAATGAAGCTGAAGCGCGGGAGCGGTTGGCGAAGGCTGAAAACTTAGCGCAGCAGTATCAACAAGAGTTGGCGGAAACTCGTAAGCAGTACCAAGCAACCATCGCTGCTGCTCAGGCAGATTCTCAAAAGCTTGCTGCCCAGAAAATTGCTGAAGCTCAACAGGAAGCCCAGGCTCAACGAGAGCAGGCTGCAAGGGAATTGGAGCAGCAGAAGCAAGAAGCAATGCAGGCATTAGAGCAACAGGTGGATGGCTTAAGCCGCCAGATTCTAGAGAAGCTTTTAGCAGGTGTTCAGTTGTGA